In Sebaldella termitidis ATCC 33386, one DNA window encodes the following:
- a CDS encoding DUF1576 domain-containing protein, with the protein MIIKKIEHIDLILLFFLAIIFVTTPVQELGTGLMRLIISRDTLITDYTSVSGIGPTLLNVFFVMAFTLFVQRINRIELNGFVMAGLLTTMGFSFFGKNIYNILPVYAGVYLYSRFNNKPFRQYFVIAMFGAGLAPIATNTIELNIFWIILGISIKIFYGFILVPLASHIIRFHNGYVLYNIGFTGGIFAMLFTGIFRTLGYELDVVVDVNQSQYVHQILLMILLSISGYFLLFGIIKGGFCWHKYKRMMSMSGRAITDYYGLFGEEMTLINMGVVGLLLTMVALSTGLTLNGATVGSIISVIGFAAFGKNPKNITPVIIGCLLIIAATNATITPAVILTIIFVTGLAPLAGEYGFFIGIIAGVMHFCLVQYTADWQGGANLYNNGFAGGFVAGIIHSIMDSLFRRKA; encoded by the coding sequence ATGATAATTAAAAAGATAGAACATATTGACTTAATTTTATTATTTTTTCTGGCAATAATTTTTGTAACAACGCCTGTTCAGGAATTAGGGACGGGACTGATGAGGCTGATTATCTCAAGGGATACACTTATTACTGATTATACATCAGTAAGCGGCATAGGACCTACATTGTTAAATGTGTTTTTTGTCATGGCTTTTACTTTGTTCGTACAAAGAATAAACAGAATTGAGCTGAACGGATTTGTTATGGCTGGTTTACTAACAACAATGGGATTTTCGTTTTTTGGTAAGAATATATATAATATTCTGCCTGTATATGCAGGAGTTTATCTATATTCAAGATTCAATAACAAACCATTCAGGCAGTATTTTGTAATAGCGATGTTCGGGGCAGGGCTGGCTCCTATAGCTACCAACACCATTGAATTAAATATATTCTGGATTATTCTGGGGATAAGCATAAAGATTTTTTACGGTTTTATACTTGTTCCTCTGGCAAGCCATATAATAAGGTTTCATAACGGGTATGTCCTTTATAATATAGGTTTTACCGGCGGGATATTTGCCATGCTTTTTACGGGGATATTCAGGACGCTGGGATACGAGCTTGATGTAGTGGTAGATGTAAACCAGTCTCAGTATGTCCATCAGATACTTCTTATGATTCTGCTGTCAATATCGGGTTATTTTCTGCTGTTCGGGATTATAAAAGGCGGCTTCTGCTGGCATAAATATAAGAGAATGATGTCTATGAGCGGAAGGGCAATTACAGATTATTACGGGCTTTTCGGCGAAGAAATGACACTTATTAATATGGGTGTCGTAGGATTACTGCTTACAATGGTGGCTTTGAGTACCGGACTTACACTAAATGGGGCAACAGTAGGCTCCATAATAAGTGTAATAGGTTTTGCAGCATTCGGGAAAAATCCGAAAAATATAACACCGGTAATAATAGGGTGCCTGCTTATAATAGCAGCTACCAATGCGACAATTACCCCGGCAGTTATTCTGACTATTATTTTTGTTACGGGGCTGGCTCCGCTGGCGGGAGAGTATGGTTTTTTTATAGGAATAATAGCGGGAGTCATGCATTTTTGTCTGGTTCAGTATACAGCGGACTGGCAGGGCGGTGCGAATCTTTATAATAACGGTTTTGCAGGAGGCTTTGTAGCAGGAATAATACACAGCATAATGGATAGTCTCTTTAGAAGAAAGGCTTAA
- a CDS encoding formate/nitrite transporter family protein, which yields MFSETLEKLDEYGIKKVKLLKQSKTKYFIASMLAGFYVGLGIFLIMTIGGVTSQNGYQYKIFMGLGFGIALSLVIMAGSELFTGNNMAMFSGMLNKKITVKDGISIWIFSYLGNLAGSMLVGLLFFLSNAANKEVAGFLLNTAKSKMNTPAPDLFFKGILCNILVCLAVLSAVKLKEETAKLIMIFWCLFAFITTGFEHSVANMSLFSAALLYPHPLEISLIGFGYNLFWVTLGNIVGGCALGGAYYIIGKK from the coding sequence ATGTTTAGCGAAACTTTGGAAAAACTAGATGAATACGGAATAAAAAAAGTAAAACTTTTAAAACAGAGTAAAACAAAATACTTTATTGCTTCTATGCTTGCAGGATTTTATGTGGGACTGGGAATATTTCTTATTATGACAATAGGAGGAGTTACAAGCCAGAACGGATATCAGTACAAAATATTTATGGGTCTCGGCTTTGGAATAGCACTAAGTCTTGTTATTATGGCCGGTTCAGAATTATTTACCGGTAATAATATGGCTATGTTTTCCGGTATGCTGAATAAAAAAATTACCGTAAAAGACGGAATTAGTATATGGATATTTAGTTATCTAGGAAATCTTGCCGGCTCTATGCTTGTCGGACTGCTATTTTTTCTCTCAAATGCTGCAAATAAAGAGGTAGCTGGATTTTTACTGAATACTGCAAAGTCAAAGATGAATACGCCTGCACCGGATTTATTTTTTAAAGGTATTTTATGTAATATCCTTGTATGTCTTGCGGTTCTCTCTGCAGTTAAGCTAAAAGAGGAAACAGCAAAACTTATTATGATATTCTGGTGCCTTTTTGCATTTATAACTACCGGATTTGAACACAGCGTTGCCAATATGAGTCTCTTTTCGGCAGCATTGCTGTATCCGCATCCGCTGGAAATATCATTAATCGGTTTCGGGTATAATTTATTCTGGGTGACTCTGGGTAATATTGTCGGAGGCTGTGCTTTGGGCGGCGCCTATTATATAATCGGCAAAAAATAA
- a CDS encoding MipA/OmpV family protein, which translates to MKKLSVLLALLVSTVSFAEKERENSIDLGLGVFYRNSVYKEKDNDEVLPLPVVGVRYKNFYYEAPVELGYRFYDKENLTFTAYGRYNLYTGYKPKDLENEFKDMDKRKDDFHLGLRGKYNFGPLGTGIIAHVSGDVSDKSDGMLARAEINQPVALGERVTIMPYAAVEYMSENYTDYYFGIKDSEAARGINNGKSYKADDSVNFETGVRGMIKINKSFNVFLTASYTRYGNSIADSPLVKDRDIYTVGTGVSYSFHF; encoded by the coding sequence ATGAAAAAATTATCAGTATTATTGGCTTTATTGGTATCAACAGTATCATTTGCAGAAAAAGAAAGAGAAAACAGTATAGACTTAGGTCTGGGTGTATTTTACAGAAACAGTGTTTACAAAGAAAAGGATAATGATGAAGTATTGCCGCTTCCAGTGGTGGGAGTCAGATATAAAAATTTTTATTACGAAGCACCCGTGGAGCTTGGATATCGCTTTTATGACAAGGAAAACCTTACTTTTACGGCTTACGGGAGATACAATCTTTATACAGGTTATAAACCCAAAGATTTAGAAAATGAATTTAAGGATATGGATAAAAGAAAAGATGATTTTCATCTTGGATTAAGAGGGAAATATAACTTTGGCCCTCTGGGTACAGGAATAATTGCTCATGTTTCTGGGGATGTATCTGATAAAAGTGACGGAATGCTGGCAAGAGCTGAAATCAATCAGCCGGTTGCACTGGGAGAAAGAGTAACGATTATGCCGTATGCCGCAGTAGAATACATGAGTGAAAATTATACTGACTATTATTTCGGAATAAAAGACAGCGAGGCTGCAAGAGGGATTAATAACGGCAAGAGCTATAAAGCAGATGATTCTGTTAACTTTGAAACAGGGGTAAGAGGTATGATAAAAATAAATAAGAGTTTTAATGTATTTCTTACTGCCAGCTATACAAGATATGGGAACAGCATAGCAGACAGCCCGTTGGTAAAGGACAGAGATATTTATACTGTAGGTACAGGAGTATCATATAGTTTTCATTTCTAA
- a CDS encoding ABC transporter ATP-binding protein: METILETKDIKKTYVFDKNIKQDVLKNINIKIKKGEFVSVMGPSGSGKSTLLYNISGMDRITSGNLIFEGNEISGFSENEFSKLRLEKIGFIFQHINFLKNMNIYDNIAFPAYVAKKQSRKEINKKTEELMKKTGIFELAEKDITEVSGGQLQRAGICRALINNPCILFGDEPTGALNSKYANDVMDIICGINKEGTTVLLVTHDIKVALRSERILFMKDGSITGEYHLGKYENEYKKREERLSEWLMKMDF; encoded by the coding sequence GTGGAAACAATACTTGAAACAAAGGATATAAAAAAAACATATGTATTTGATAAAAATATAAAGCAGGATGTTTTGAAGAATATAAATATAAAGATAAAAAAAGGAGAATTTGTGTCTGTGATGGGTCCGTCAGGCTCGGGTAAATCAACACTTCTTTATAATATAAGCGGAATGGACAGAATAACATCAGGAAATCTTATTTTTGAAGGGAATGAAATATCCGGTTTTTCGGAAAATGAGTTTTCAAAATTACGTCTCGAAAAAATTGGTTTTATTTTTCAGCATATAAATTTTTTAAAAAATATGAATATCTACGATAATATTGCATTTCCTGCATATGTGGCAAAAAAGCAAAGCAGAAAAGAAATAAATAAAAAGACAGAAGAGCTGATGAAAAAAACAGGGATTTTTGAGCTGGCAGAAAAGGATATTACAGAGGTATCAGGTGGACAGCTTCAGAGAGCAGGAATCTGCAGAGCACTTATAAATAACCCCTGTATTCTGTTCGGGGATGAGCCGACAGGTGCCCTGAATTCGAAATATGCCAATGATGTAATGGATATCATATGCGGAATAAATAAAGAAGGGACAACAGTTTTGCTGGTAACTCACGATATAAAAGTAGCTTTGAGAAGTGAAAGAATACTTTTTATGAAAGACGGAAGCATAACCGGCGAATACCATCTCGGGAAATATGAAAATGAATATAAAAAGCGTGAGGAAAGACTTTCAGAATGGCTTATGAAGATGGATTTTTAG
- a CDS encoding FtsX-like permease family protein: MILRMVKKDFLRNKAAIMTLFLFIFLSSLFASAGSFMAAGLTGAVKHLFEKSKVPHFVQMNSGGIDRAAISRFVSESRLISEVQIVEMISMGSRNILFNGKEETGQNDIMDISLVRQNKDFDFLLTLDNSPVYVEKGKIAVPVYYMQKENLKKGDKIRIYDGDFSADLIISDFIRDAQMNPAIIHSKRFVINDEDFHSMRTKIGKSEQLLEFRLDDISSLGEFRTEYGKAPFRLNGPVIDHSLFILLNSITDGIITAAVILVSIIINIIALLCLSFTVLASIEEDYREIGTMKAIGISNTEIKKIYAVKYGVISAVGCASGYLLSVFLKGFLLSDMSLYMGKVPSGAAEYIFAAFASLLIFFMIMLFCMIILKKFRKISTVEALRTGIKDKRKSFRMNLKNFRLLNPDIFLGIKDILVRFKLYRLLFMIFFICSFLVIVPVNFLNTIKSPSFIVYTGAAESDIRIDIQQSAKIEENFSDIIAYIKNDADIKEVSPVATSRVQILNADGDYEDIDIETGDFTIFPAGYIKGKVPVNDGEAALSYLNSKETGKNPGDKIILKIDDTIKEMTVTGVYQDITNGGKTVKAVIKSRDGEKQRYVININVKEGTDINKKIASYKKIFPEAKITYPEEYMNQTMGETVKYLENFTLVTILSASGILMLMTSLFLKMLLSKDRFEISILRRIGLSVRNIKIQYVTRMISVIIPGILLGTAAANTAGQKITGIMWSFLGAAEIKFVIDPLQGYILCPVVLTAIVVITTLQATNSVKKYEMEK; this comes from the coding sequence ATGATTTTGAGAATGGTAAAAAAGGATTTTTTAAGGAATAAAGCTGCAATAATGACTTTATTTTTGTTTATATTTCTTTCATCACTGTTTGCTTCTGCGGGAAGCTTCATGGCTGCAGGACTTACAGGAGCGGTAAAACATCTGTTTGAAAAATCAAAAGTGCCTCATTTCGTTCAGATGAATTCCGGCGGGATAGATAGAGCAGCCATCAGCAGATTTGTATCAGAAAGCCGGCTTATAAGTGAAGTACAGATAGTAGAAATGATAAGTATGGGGAGCCGGAATATACTGTTTAACGGTAAAGAGGAAACCGGGCAGAATGACATCATGGATATCAGTCTGGTAAGGCAGAATAAAGATTTTGATTTTCTGCTGACACTGGATAACAGTCCTGTTTATGTAGAAAAAGGAAAGATAGCTGTTCCTGTTTATTATATGCAGAAAGAGAATCTGAAAAAGGGAGATAAAATAAGAATATATGACGGAGATTTCAGTGCTGACCTTATAATTTCAGATTTTATAAGGGATGCACAGATGAACCCTGCAATCATACATTCAAAACGTTTTGTAATAAATGATGAAGACTTTCACAGCATGAGAACTAAAATAGGAAAAAGTGAACAGCTGCTGGAATTCCGGCTGGATGATATAAGCAGTCTCGGAGAATTCAGAACAGAATACGGTAAAGCGCCGTTTCGTCTGAATGGTCCGGTTATTGATCACAGTCTGTTTATACTTCTGAACTCTATAACAGACGGAATAATAACAGCGGCAGTTATACTGGTAAGTATAATTATAAATATAATAGCACTGTTGTGTCTGAGTTTTACCGTTTTAGCATCGATAGAAGAAGACTACAGGGAAATCGGCACAATGAAGGCAATAGGTATAAGTAATACAGAAATAAAAAAAATATATGCCGTGAAATATGGAGTAATATCAGCAGTTGGATGTGCATCGGGATATTTGCTGTCAGTATTTCTGAAAGGTTTTCTTCTTTCCGATATGAGCCTTTATATGGGAAAAGTACCATCAGGTGCAGCAGAATATATTTTTGCAGCTTTTGCATCATTATTAATATTTTTTATGATAATGCTGTTTTGCATGATTATTTTGAAAAAATTCAGGAAAATAAGCACTGTAGAGGCTTTAAGAACAGGAATAAAGGATAAAAGAAAAAGCTTTAGGATGAATCTGAAAAATTTCAGATTACTTAATCCAGATATTTTTCTGGGAATAAAAGATATTTTGGTCAGATTCAAATTATACAGACTGTTATTTATGATTTTTTTCATATGCTCTTTTCTGGTAATCGTTCCGGTAAATTTTCTAAATACAATAAAGTCACCTTCATTTATAGTTTATACCGGAGCAGCTGAAAGTGATATAAGAATAGATATACAGCAGAGTGCGAAAATAGAGGAAAATTTCAGTGATATTATAGCATATATAAAAAACGATGCAGATATAAAGGAAGTTTCACCAGTGGCAACAAGCAGGGTTCAGATTTTGAATGCTGACGGGGATTATGAGGATATTGATATTGAAACAGGAGATTTTACTATATTTCCGGCCGGGTATATAAAGGGAAAGGTACCGGTAAATGACGGAGAAGCAGCACTTTCATATCTAAACAGCAAAGAAACCGGAAAAAATCCGGGTGATAAAATAATACTGAAAATAGACGACACTATTAAAGAAATGACTGTAACAGGTGTATATCAGGATATTACAAACGGAGGAAAAACCGTAAAAGCAGTAATTAAAAGCAGAGATGGGGAAAAACAGAGATATGTAATAAATATAAATGTAAAAGAGGGAACAGATATTAATAAAAAGATTGCATCATATAAAAAAATATTCCCGGAAGCCAAAATAACATATCCAGAAGAATATATGAATCAGACCATGGGAGAAACTGTAAAATATCTTGAGAATTTTACTCTGGTTACAATATTGTCAGCCTCCGGAATACTAATGCTTATGACTTCATTGTTTCTAAAAATGTTATTGTCGAAAGACCGTTTTGAGATTTCTATATTGAGAAGAATAGGACTGTCTGTAAGAAATATAAAGATACAGTATGTAACAAGAATGATCTCGGTTATCATTCCGGGAATACTGCTGGGAACTGCTGCTGCCAATACAGCTGGACAAAAAATAACAGGTATTATGTGGTCCTTTTTAGGAGCAGCAGAAATCAAATTTGTGATAGATCCGTTACAGGGATATATTTTATGTCCGGTAGTATTAACTGCAATTGTAGTAATAACTACATTACAGGCTACAAATTCGGTAAAAAAATATGAAATGGAAAAATAG
- a CDS encoding HU family DNA-binding protein encodes MNKTEIARKVSERSGVEFEECRKVIDAFEKVLEEELADSKGLGGAFDKIYNVMSFFKGKKEEKN; translated from the coding sequence ATGAATAAAACAGAAATAGCCAGAAAGGTATCAGAAAGATCTGGAGTGGAATTTGAAGAGTGCAGAAAAGTAATAGATGCTTTTGAAAAAGTGCTGGAGGAAGAGCTGGCAGATTCAAAGGGACTTGGCGGGGCATTTGACAAGATATATAATGTAATGAGTTTTTTTAAGGGCAAAAAAGAAGAAAAAAATTAA
- a CDS encoding TetR/AcrR family transcriptional regulator translates to MRIVKKPDERRNEILDAAEKLFAEKGFMKTTIIDILQEVGIAKGTFYYYFKSKEEVMDAVAMRYIDMGTIAVKKIIEDKSFTAIEKLTILLTKDVTNAENKDEMLKEFHQAGDAEMHLRSLVISIERLTPLITDVVLQGIEEGVFNTPYPKETVENILVILNMIFDEGVFQWTAEEKIQKAKGLAYLMEKSLGAEKGSFDFMTESPVVKDSINNKE, encoded by the coding sequence ATGAGAATTGTAAAAAAGCCTGATGAGCGCAGAAATGAGATACTGGATGCTGCTGAAAAACTTTTCGCCGAAAAAGGCTTCATGAAAACTACAATAATAGATATTTTGCAGGAAGTCGGGATAGCTAAAGGGACATTTTACTATTACTTTAAGTCAAAAGAGGAAGTAATGGATGCTGTGGCTATGAGGTATATAGATATGGGGACAATAGCAGTGAAAAAAATTATAGAAGATAAAAGCTTTACTGCTATAGAGAAGCTCACAATACTTTTGACCAAAGATGTTACTAACGCAGAAAATAAAGATGAGATGCTGAAAGAATTTCATCAGGCAGGAGACGCGGAAATGCATCTGAGAAGTCTGGTTATATCTATAGAGCGTCTGACACCGTTAATAACCGATGTAGTACTTCAGGGGATAGAGGAGGGCGTATTTAATACTCCGTATCCAAAAGAGACTGTGGAAAATATACTGGTTATTCTGAATATGATTTTTGATGAAGGAGTATTTCAATGGACAGCGGAGGAGAAAATTCAAAAAGCTAAAGGTTTGGCTTATCTCATGGAAAAGTCCCTTGGAGCTGAAAAAGGAAGTTTTGATTTTATGACAGAGAGTCCTGTCGTAAAAGATAGTATTAATAATAAAGAATAA
- a CDS encoding SPFH domain-containing protein: MGIIRAIASAAGGSLADQWLEVIEADNMSDTTVMAGGVAVHRDSKRNQNKKGTDYLITDKSVIMVGQNQFMMLVDGGKVIDYSAEAGYYTVSNSSAPSLFNGNFSEALKDTFNRIKYGGVPSTSQKVYFINTQEIKNIAFGTTNPVNYFDDFYNAELYLRAYGYFSIRITDPLKFYAEAIPRNAVNVDIEDIHKLYLAEFLNAFQTAINKMSIDGIRISHVTSKSMELAKYMSDVLDNDWRERRGMVIESVGIASISYDEESKKLINIRNQGAMLSDPSIREGYVQGSVARGIEAAGSNEGGSAQAFMGVGMGMQSGGNFMASASSSNQAQMNQQKAEEEQKAASDQDTWTCSCGAKNSGQFCSECGNKKTESKFCPECGEKLPENAKFCTKCGKKL, translated from the coding sequence ATGGGGATTATTCGTGCAATAGCCTCTGCCGCTGGAGGTTCTCTTGCGGATCAATGGCTCGAGGTCATCGAAGCTGACAATATGAGTGATACTACTGTTATGGCCGGCGGTGTTGCTGTACACCGAGATAGCAAACGTAACCAGAATAAAAAAGGAACAGACTATCTGATCACAGATAAATCTGTTATTATGGTTGGGCAAAATCAGTTCATGATGCTTGTAGACGGCGGAAAGGTAATAGATTACAGTGCTGAAGCAGGATACTACACTGTCAGTAACAGCTCTGCCCCGTCTTTATTTAACGGCAACTTCAGCGAAGCTTTGAAAGATACTTTTAACCGTATAAAATACGGCGGTGTTCCTTCAACTTCACAGAAAGTATATTTTATTAATACACAGGAAATAAAAAATATAGCATTCGGGACTACTAATCCGGTTAATTATTTTGATGATTTCTACAATGCAGAGTTATACCTGCGGGCTTACGGATATTTTTCCATCAGAATAACAGACCCGCTAAAGTTTTATGCTGAAGCAATCCCAAGAAATGCAGTTAATGTTGATATTGAAGATATACACAAGCTGTATCTCGCAGAATTTCTGAATGCTTTCCAGACAGCTATTAATAAAATGTCTATTGACGGTATACGTATTTCACATGTAACTTCAAAATCAATGGAGCTTGCCAAATATATGTCCGATGTACTGGACAATGACTGGCGCGAGCGTCGCGGAATGGTTATTGAATCTGTGGGTATTGCCAGTATTTCTTATGATGAGGAATCTAAGAAACTGATTAATATAAGAAATCAGGGTGCTATGCTTTCTGACCCTTCTATCCGTGAGGGATATGTGCAGGGCAGCGTTGCCAGAGGTATTGAAGCTGCCGGTTCTAATGAAGGCGGTTCTGCTCAGGCTTTTATGGGCGTTGGAATGGGAATGCAGTCCGGGGGTAATTTTATGGCTTCTGCCAGTTCCAGCAATCAGGCACAAATGAATCAGCAAAAGGCCGAGGAAGAACAAAAAGCTGCTTCTGATCAAGACACATGGACATGCAGCTGCGGTGCAAAAAATTCAGGACAGTTCTGTTCTGAATGCGGCAATAAAAAAACTGAATCTAAATTTTGTCCGGAATGCGGTGAAAAGCTTCCTGAAAATGCAAAATTCTGTACTAAGTGCGGTAAAAAGCTGTAA